Proteins encoded in a region of the Prunus persica cultivar Lovell chromosome G4, Prunus_persica_NCBIv2, whole genome shotgun sequence genome:
- the LOC18778510 gene encoding uncharacterized protein LOC18778510 — translation MVREAYAYGSTTAASNMEMSGGGGDGGVMSNMKPAWLEGLMAETFFGGCGVHENRRKNEKNIFCLHCCLSICPHCLHSHRSHPLLQVRRYVYHDVVRLGDLEKLIDCSYIQPYTINGAKVIFLNQRPQSRTCKQGSANICLTCDRILQEPFHFCSLSCKVDHLVYQGEDLSGILYRFDESDFTISQFEGLRMDGSEVIDDDGHMIPSSIIEDPLQYRASSCSNEATSDSVMSQEPEVIKKKKKKGSGFLPGIVLSLSSRRKGAPQRAPLS, via the exons ATGGTGAGAGAGGCATATGCATACGGTTCAACAACTGCAGCTAGTAATATGGAAATGAGTGGAGGTGGCGGTGATGGGGGTGTGATGAGTAATATGAAGCCTGCATGGCTGGAGGGTTTGATGGCTGAGACATTCTTTGGTGGGTGTGGGGTCCACGAGAACCGCAGGAAGAACGAGAAGAACATTTTCTGTTTGCACTGTTGCCTTAGTATTTGCCCCCACTGCCTCCATTCTCACCGTTCTCACCCTCTCCTCCAG GTTAGGCGATATGTATACCACGATGTGGTTCGATTGGGTGATCTTGAAAAGCTCATTGACTGTTCCTATATTCAG CCCTATACAATCAACGGTGCCAAAGTGATATTCTTGAATCAGAGGCCCCAGTCTAGGACTTGCAAGCAGGGCTCTGCCAATATCTGCCTCACTTGTGACAGGATTCTTCAAGAGCCTTTccacttttgttctctctcATGCAAG GTTGATCACCTGGTGTACCAAGGGGAAGATTTATCTGGCATACTCTACCGATTTGATGAGTCCGACTTCACAATTTCTCAATTTGAGGGTTTACGCATGGATGGTTCGGAGGTGATCGATGATGATGGCCACATGATTCCTAGCTCCATCATAGAGGACCCTTTGCAATATAGAGCTTCATCATGCTCCAATGAGGCCACAAGTGATTCAGTAATGTCGCAAGAACCGGAGGtcatcaagaagaagaagaagaaaggcagTGGATTTCTCCCGGGGATTGTCCTCTCCCTTAGCAGCCGGAGAAAGGGTGCTCCTCAGAGAGCTCCTCTTTCTTAG